Within Bacillus sp. Marseille-Q1617, the genomic segment TGCAGTGAAAAATTGGCCAGCTCTCAGGTTTTGGACGGGGCAGGGACTTGATACCATACAGGGGATTTATGGAGATAAAGAATACGGGGTGGATCAGTACGCTGATATAGAGCTGGTAAAGTTTTTGTGAAAATTATGACCAAATAAAAGATGAAGGGACCAACAGTATAGTGATACATAGTAAAAATATAAATCCTTCTTTCCTGCCCGTATTAGATCACGTCAACAATACGTACAGGAGTGTGATCTGTTCAGGCGCATCTGCTTTTATCATTCATAAAGATTCCCTCGTTTTAGAACAGTATATTGGGGAACAATCCGCTGCAAAAAATGCTAGAAACGTGCAAGAGGATACACAGTTCCATGTAGCTTCAGTAAGGAAAAGTTATATCGGTTTTGCAGTGGCATGGGCATTGTATTATGGATACATAGACAGCATTGATGATTCGGTTAGAACCTATTTACCCGAACTTGATGAGACTCTTTGGAGAGATATCAACATCAGACATTTACTGACCCATACACATGGGTTGAAAGAACAGAGAGGTAAAACATATCAAGAGTTTGCTCCTGGCTCAAACTGGTCATATAAACAAATTGGCATCGAAGCGCTGACTAAAATAGTGAAAAGAACAACGACTAAATCAGTTTCTGAGATTATCCATGAATCGGTCTTCATCCCTTTGTGCTTTATCGAGTCCAATTGGTATTCAGAAAAAAGCAACAAGCTGGTTGATGTGATCTTGCGATATGAAGGGGATGAAGATTGGTATACAAGTGAAAGCACGGAAGGAGACAAAATGAACATGTATGTATCGGCCAGGGAACTGGCCTACTGGGGGTACTTACATTTAAAGAAAGGAAAAATAAATGACAAACAAATCGTGCCCAGAAAAATGATAGAAATGGCCACGGCTCTCCAAAGCCCGAGCAGCCTTCCGAAAGACCTGCCGCAAAATGGGTTCTTATGGTTCGTGAAAGGTTTACCTGCCCAAAAGACAGAAATCGGCCACCTTGTTCCGGAAGGTTCTTTTCAAATTCTCGGATTTACAAATGTCACTTTATTAGTCATTCCGGAAGAAGACCTGGTAGCAGTCCGGATGTTTAATAGTTTTGGTTCTCCGGAGGGGTATGATTACTTGGCGGATGTACGGTCGTTTGGTGATGAGGTGATGAGGTGTGTGACTGAAGCCAAGGTGAAGTCGAACGTTTAGTTATTCAGGAACAATCAAATTTACATCTGATTTTACGTATAGTTCAAATTTTTCTTGGAGGGGAAATATGAAAACCTGCATCTACATGGTAAGACACGGGGATTCACCGAAAGAAGGAAATGAAAGAACACGAATTTTATCCGATAAAGGATTACAGGACGCTCATCGAATTACCGAGATACTAAAAAGAGAAGGAATCAACACGGTTGTTTCAAGTCCATATATCCGTTCGGTGTTGACGGTTGAACCTTTGGCTAAAGAGTTGGGGCAGGATGTAATCGAGATTGAAAACCTGAAAGAGAAGATTACATCTGCTGAAGACATCCGGATATCAGATCAAGAGCTGATGCCTTTACTTACAAAATCTTTCTCGGAACCCCATTTTGCTTTAGAGGGGGCGGAATCCAATGCTGCATGCCAAAAGCGGGCCGTTGAAGCCTTAAAAAGTCTATTAACTACTTATTCAGGTCAAAAAATAGCAGTGGGTACTCATGGAATCGTTATGACTCTGATGATGAATTTTTATGATGAAAAGTATGACTTGGACTTTTTACACAGCACGTCTAAACCGGATATTTATAAAATGACGTTTGATGGAGAAGAATTAGTTGACGTTCAAAGATTATGGAAGGACGTTGAGGATGCTTCTAAAGCAGGATATGGAGGAGATCACCATGATCGTTAAAGAAAGAGAATACACTGTATCTGGTTTGCGTTACATAATAAGGTCCGCCACACTCAGGGACGCGAAGGCACTGTCTGAAGTAAGGCTCCAGATCGATGGAGAGACGGAAAACATGGATAGGGAAAAAGGGGAAGCCTTTATAGATGAAGAGGGATTTAAGGAAGTCCTAAAAGCAGATTCGGATTCTTCTGCCAATCTATTTCTTGTAGCAGAAGCAAACGGCAGGATTGCAGGGTTTTCAAGGTGTGAAGGGAACAACTTGAAAAGAACGTCTCACAGAGTGGAGTTCGGAGTTGGGGTATTAAAGGAATACTGGGGACATGGGATAGGAAAGAACCTCCTACAGGAGTCCATCCTCTGGGCTGACTCGAATCACATCAGAAAGATCTCGCTGAGTGTACTGGAGACAAATGAAAAAGCGATAAAACTTTATAAGAAACTTGGTTTTGAAGTGGAAGGTATTTTAAAAGATGACAAGCGGTTATCCGACGGAAACTACTATCATACCATTGTGATGGGAAGGATCCATCAGTAGACAAACCAATCGGGAGGTTCCAATGAAAATCTATCAATTTACCAAAGATGCAGGAAAGAAGATCACGCAATTTGATTCTGACTTTATCATGTCGCGCATTACAATTACCGAGAAACCAGCCCATATAGGATGCATGCATCTCGATGAAAATGGGGTGATTGGTTATCACCACGCAGTCGTGCCGCAGCTTCTGCTGATTGTTAACGGAGCAGGATTGGTTCGAGGGGAATCAGAAGAATTCATCAAGGTCCAGAGCGGGGATGCGGTGTACTGGGAAAAAGGCGAATGGCATGAAACAAAAACCGAAAATGGTCTGACTGCGATTGTGATAGAAAGTGAAAAGCTGGATACTTCGTTTTTGAAGGTTTTATAGAAAAACAGTTTCACAAAGGGAGGGAAAGAAGTGGAGAAACTTTTAGTGAAAACAGGGATTTATTCATTTATTATTTCGTTTTCCTTGTTTGTCGTCTTTTTAAAAAGAGAAAGAAACATTGGTTTTGAAGAGGAGACAATATATGAAATCACGCCATTTCCTGAGTTCTTCTTTCGAATCTTCAGGTATTCTGTCATCATTTCAATCATTGCGGCCGTTGTTGCCTTTTTATATGTATATTATCTAAAGGATGAAATTTCTGAAAATAAGGCCGAGGATTAAATCCAAAATCGTGATGCAATAAAAAAACACAGGGACGAATCTCCTGTGTTTTTTACATTATTGATAATTAACAACTGCAGGACTCGGGTCCATCTTCAATACGTCTTCGGGCGTCAGTACCGGCTGGTCTTTATCATAAAAGATCTTGAATCCGCCATACTGATTCGGTTCATCCCGTATGTACTTCTTGTACAGGGTCTGTTTGTCCGCAGCGGGTCCCCAGCCGTCAAAGTTGATGGCGACCTCGGTATTTTCTGTCGGTTGAATCGCGTCTTTATGCGTCAGTACGTGACCGGTGAACTGGTGGACGAGTACGAGTTTGTCGGGCAGGTTGTTCTTCTCGGTCAGCTCCGATACATACTCGACTGCCTCCTGGATTTCCCTTCCGTCCACCTGCCCGAGATCCTCGCCGGGTTTCTCGCCTTCAGCGACGTGGAATTCCGTATCGATCGCCAGGTGAACCTGCGGGTGCTTCAGCCATTTCTCGACCATTTTCACCTGATTCATGACGGTGTCGGTTCCGAGCTGGATATCTAGGATCACCAGTGCGTCATGCTTTTCGGCTAGCTTCACATACGTTTCGATATTCTCTTCAGACGTCATCCTGACATAATCTCCGGCTGGTCCCGGCTCATTTTGAGCCATGGTCGTGATCAGCTCAATCGTCGGAACCGCCGGGCGGTCGGGATCGGCGTCTGAGTAGGCCTGTGTCTGTTCCTTCAGTTTCTTCATGAATTCTTCAGGCTCCATTGTGCCCAGAATTCCCATGTTTTCGGACTGCGGCGTACCGTAGTAAGTGACGAGCCGATGATCCTTTAATGGTCCGTTTGAGGGATCTTTCACTCCGTTAGCCAGCGTTTCACCTACTGGTGTTTTCCGTTCGGATTTATCATCCTTCTCTTCCTCTTTTGTCAGTCGTTCCTTCAGTGGGACAGCCTCTTCAGACGGCTCCAGCGGTTTGAAAGGCTGTTTAGGTTCTTCTTTTTTCTTCTGTTCCGTTTCTTCATCCTGTTCTTTTTTCTTTTCCGTCTTTGATTTGTCCTCTTCTGAAGACGTTACTTCCTTCCCGGTCTTCTCTGAAGGAGAAGGATTTGTGCACGCCCCCAGTATCAGTAACGCAGACGCAAGGGCCAGCGATATTTTCTTCATTCCCACACACCCTTTCGCAATAGAAGAATATGGAGGACTTTAACACATTTTCCTTAACATGAAACCTATGTTAACAGATTGATAGGAACTTTTAATCTTACCGTTACTGCTACTCGTTGATACGTTCGGAAGTAGCGTAAAACTAGAAACGAGGATCTATACCATTCGTTAATACACGTAAAAAATGAAGATCTGGCAGCGACTTAGAAATCGGATGTGAACATTTTCAGGGCCAGGTCCAAGCCACGTTATAGTTTAGAATCATTCTCAAAAGATCATATATTTTGATTTAGGATCGTATTTTTCTGATTAGGATCATAAATTTTGAATCAGGATCGTATTTTCAAGAAATGGATCATAAATCTTTAAATAGGATCGTATATCACCCAAGCCCCTGGATCGGGGACATAAAAGCTACACTTTTTACGGGTAACTGCTGCAATTAAAGCAATAGAATCTAATTTTAATGACAAAACAAAGGGAAGCACCCAATTTTGGGTGCT encodes:
- a CDS encoding serine hydrolase, yielding MIHSKNINPSFLPVLDHVNNTYRSVICSGASAFIIHKDSLVLEQYIGEQSAAKNARNVQEDTQFHVASVRKSYIGFAVAWALYYGYIDSIDDSVRTYLPELDETLWRDINIRHLLTHTHGLKEQRGKTYQEFAPGSNWSYKQIGIEALTKIVKRTTTKSVSEIIHESVFIPLCFIESNWYSEKSNKLVDVILRYEGDEDWYTSESTEGDKMNMYVSARELAYWGYLHLKKGKINDKQIVPRKMIEMATALQSPSSLPKDLPQNGFLWFVKGLPAQKTEIGHLVPEGSFQILGFTNVTLLVIPEEDLVAVRMFNSFGSPEGYDYLADVRSFGDEVMRCVTEAKVKSNV
- a CDS encoding cupin, with the protein product MKIYQFTKDAGKKITQFDSDFIMSRITITEKPAHIGCMHLDENGVIGYHHAVVPQLLLIVNGAGLVRGESEEFIKVQSGDAVYWEKGEWHETKTENGLTAIVIESEKLDTSFLKVL
- a CDS encoding histidine phosphatase family protein, which produces MKTCIYMVRHGDSPKEGNERTRILSDKGLQDAHRITEILKREGINTVVSSPYIRSVLTVEPLAKELGQDVIEIENLKEKITSAEDIRISDQELMPLLTKSFSEPHFALEGAESNAACQKRAVEALKSLLTTYSGQKIAVGTHGIVMTLMMNFYDEKYDLDFLHSTSKPDIYKMTFDGEELVDVQRLWKDVEDASKAGYGGDHHDR
- a CDS encoding GNAT family N-acetyltransferase → MIVKEREYTVSGLRYIIRSATLRDAKALSEVRLQIDGETENMDREKGEAFIDEEGFKEVLKADSDSSANLFLVAEANGRIAGFSRCEGNNLKRTSHRVEFGVGVLKEYWGHGIGKNLLQESILWADSNHIRKISLSVLETNEKAIKLYKKLGFEVEGILKDDKRLSDGNYYHTIVMGRIHQ